Part of the Pseudobdellovibrionaceae bacterium genome is shown below.
CCACCGTCTGCACATCAAATCCTTTTTTGATTAAGAGCGAAATCAACTCACAGGCTTTATAGCAGGCAATGGATCCCGTAAGGGCGACGATGATTTTAGAGGGGTACATTATCAATTAACCTTGTTTGGCCGAGGCTGGCTGCGGCAAAACGACGATGAAAAAGATCTTCAATGTAATCCACTTTGAAGCCAAGGCCCTCCAGTTTCTTTTTTGCATCTTCTGCCGATGCAGCGGATTGAATTGTCTCAAAAAGCTTTGGCGCCATTGCTCGTTCAGAAGGTGAAAGGCGAAGATTTCGCGAACTCAGTGCCAAGCCATCCGTATCTCGCACAATAGAGCAAGGTACAATTTCTGTTGGCAAAAAGAACGCTCGCACCATTTGTGAAATGAGCAAGTACTGTTGATAATCCTTCTCGCCAAAATAAGCTTTATGAGCTTGAGCAATGTTTAAAAGCTTTAAGACAACGGTCAGCACTCCCGAAAAATGGCCGGGCCGATGCGCCCCACAGAGCAACTGACTGAGTTGTCTCTCTTGTACCTGAAACTGGTA
Proteins encoded:
- the panC gene encoding pantoate--beta-alanine ligase, with the translated sequence MKVFSHIENWQKIRKTLNGSLGFVPTMGALHDGHLSLALRSRSENDRTIFSIFVNPTQFDNPQDLQNYPQSLEQDLSKLKSAGVDFVLTPHFNDLYADNYQFQVQERQLSQLLCGAHRPGHFSGVLTVVLKLLNIAQAHKAYFGEKDYQQYLLISQMVRAFFLPTEIVPCSIVRDTDGLALSSRNLRLSPSERAMAPKLFETIQSAASAEDAKKKLEGLGFKVDYIEDLFHRRFAAASLGQTRLIDNVPL